In a single window of the Drosophila subpulchrella strain 33 F10 #4 breed RU33 chromosome X, RU_Dsub_v1.1 Primary Assembly, whole genome shotgun sequence genome:
- the LOC119557014 gene encoding uncharacterized protein LOC119557014, with product MPRIEKNHLKSTPEAGAGSPGEASSVAVAADATETEELVKQLLGMGFPEGPARIALAGCNNNVELAVQLLVAGEDSRKQRRGHQGMRQLRRSLLGTPFSTNKAIEEMMRNSYTVQGLTDSVAKSGVEAMQLLLADEDLGSESPSSAESSSASDSAEN from the coding sequence ATGCCGCGAATTGAGAAAAATCACCTGAAATCCACGCCAGAGGCCGGAGCTGGATCTCCCGGAGAAGCCTCGTCAGTGGCCGTGGCGGCGGATGCCACCGAAACGGAGGAACTGGTGAAGCAGCTCCTGGGAATGGGCTTTCCGGAGGGCCCTGCCCGCATTGCGCTGGCCGGATGCAACAACAACGTGGAGCTGGCGGTACAGCTTTTGGTCGCGGGCGAGGACTCCAGAAAGCAGCGTCGCGGTCACCAAGGGATGCGACAGCTGCGCAGATCCCTTTTGGGGACCCCCTTCTCCACGAACAAAGCCATCGAGGAGATGATGCGGAACAGCTACACCGTACAGGGACTTACTGATTCTGTGGCCAAGAGCGGCGTGGAGGCCATGCAGCTGCTGCTCGCCGACGAGGACCTTGGCTCGGAGTCCCCTTCATCTGCTGAAAGCTCGTCGGCCAGCGACTCAGCTGAGAACTGA
- the LOC119557012 gene encoding uncharacterized protein LOC119557012: protein MEETKLIKSSNEEESVQSGRDEENGPVEMDVSIAQMIESILQNRTLLERPYLPRSPGRVLLPLLARPQASNFIFPKMTLAPRQRCVLPPRGGQQMSSLEICKKVHNKIGQFAAGREFTAAVLHVNIPDKTVFVREWDSFLIDFLFVGQTPLRELGQLPNFGEVFVFYSAEDKTFSRVALYAGANNRYVAYRIDYGDYIHLSGMERIFALPDDLQKLPAQAIRCSVPNVIHAAHLSLFKGSDGVRLRVLDNNGVELMVDRIKEGNSESQKAENVKVDAAFEQTVPGSRELGITARIKVTSIWSTVEFYGLFLDGPVPPVWQEEDVPKGNFEFHPMDMVLAKYQDGLYYRAMITLMSHGACYLFFVDFGCTQYAVLNSLAPCFAEQKVIRNLAVKFKIEGLRIAEFPRLKDADGVDFCREKLLGQEIAVTLTNYQHPDRFLIRIQGGLADVQQQLLEKGYAFPE from the coding sequence ATGGAAGAAACCAAGCtaataaaatcttcaaatgaGGAGGAGTCCGTTCAATCTGGGAGAGATGAGGAGAACGGCCCCGTTGAAATGGATGTGTCCATAGCTCAGATGATTGAATCAATCTTACAGAACCGGACGCTGCTCGAACGTCCATACCTCCCCAGATCCCCTGGGCGGGTGTTGCTGCCCCTCTTGGCAAGGCCCCAAGCAAGTAACTTCATATTTCCCAAAATGACTTTAGCGCCGCGGCAACGGTGCGTGCTGCCACCTAGGGGTGGCCAACAAATGAGCTCCCTTGAAATATGCAAGAAGGTTCATAACAAAATTGGTCAATTTGCCGCAGGACGGGAATTTACCGCCGCCGTGTTGCACGTGAACATACCCGACAAAACCGTCTTCGTACGAGAATGGGATTCATTCCTGATCGACTTCCTGTTCGTGGGACAGACCCCGCTACGGGAGCTGGGGCAGCTGCCCAACTTTGGCGAAGTCTTTGTTTTCTATAGCGCCGAAGATAAAACTTTTTCGCGTGTCGCCCTATACGCCGGTGCGAATAATAGATATGTTGCATATCGGATCGACTACGGAGACTACATTCATCTATCGGGCATGGAGCGTATATTCGCACTACCGGATGACCTGCAAAAATTGCCTGCGCAAGCGATTAGATGCTCTGTGCCCAATGTCATTCACGCAGCCCATTTGAGCTTGTTCAAAGGCAGTGATGGTGTAAGGCTGCGAGTGCTTGACAATAATGGCGTCGAGCTGATGGTGGATCGCATCAAAGAAGGCAACTCGGAAAGTCAAAAGGCTGAGAATGTGAAAGTGGACGCAGCTTTTGAGCAAACTGTACCAGGGAGCCGCGAGCTGGGCATCACTGCTCGCATCAAAGTCACCTCTATTTGGTCCACCGTCGAATTTTATGGCCTATTTTTGGATGGACCAGTGCCGCCAGTGTGGCAAGAGGAGGATGTCCCTAAGGGCAATTTTGAATTTCACCCTATGGATATGGTTTTGGCTAAGTATCAAGACGGACTATACTATCGTGCCATGATCACCCTCATGAGTCATGGCGCGTGCTACCTATTCTTCGTGGATTTTGGCTGCACCCAGTACGCAGTCCTCAACTCCTTGGCCCCGTGCTTTGCAGAGCAGAAAGTAATTCGTAACTTAGCCGTGAAATTCAAAATAGAGGGACTACGCATCGCAGAATTTCCAAGATTGAAAGATGCTGATGGTGTGGATTTTTGTAGGGAAAAACTACTCGGCCAGGAGATAGCGGTTACTCTTACAAACTATCAGCACCCCGATAGATTTTTGATACGCATTCAGGGAGGACTAGCCGATGTGCAGCAACAGCTATTGGAGAAAGGATATGCATTTCCAGAATGA
- the LOC119557013 gene encoding uncharacterized protein LOC119557013: MSKYFNTEILKMLVAQAPADEHDISNDRFAAMETAGQCLMFVSSDPKKELHPRIVKVTLRQLFQKEAKEHGCIVKIREEMAQKDQGQVNKHQKFPRDEEYDEDSAMKNSKRLERARGGLNITFDPKMLFSNDSWTRCPDQGHGKLKILHRNLKPIYSSQTSEDSGGSVYVSLDEYIKMKDKNRTLLKSHEKIQMDDRMKSEKDPQEVRQQATEVTLQSLLRQTFQLCSIHMNNLTEFLKEFMDQPHMDNLSHFTREFLGLPQRLENEDGLNLDSDDEGVDWLNQNPFTSAHRFRVADQPEDSPEDSPSRLKRFRAILRSCLNSIGEFFSTWDQETFRSWLNREDPLLLGHSSDHSFLLLVDRLMLAVKWAIKMEELQAATRGQPGQMGLEPAAFALETERDQQLRNEPNYRRISSRSLTRLMTLLNSVDAHNAQPLYLVTQRKGRQC; encoded by the coding sequence ATGAGCAAATACTTCAATACCGAGATCCTCAAGATGCTGGTGGCCCAGGCGCCGGCCGATGAACACGACATCTCCAATGATCGCTTCGCAGCCATGGAAACAGCGGGTCAGTGCCTGATGTTCGTCTCCTCTGATCCCAAGAAGGAACTACATCCACGGATTGTGAAGGTTACCCTGCGGCAATTGTTTCAAAAGGAGGCCAAGGAGCACGGTTGCATCGTAAAGATCCGTGAAGAGATGGCGCAAAAGGATCAGGGGCAGGTGAATAAGCATCAGAAGTTCCCCAGAGACGAGGAGTACGATGAGGATTCGGCTATGAAAAACAGCAAACGACTAGAACGCGCCAGGGGCGGCCTTAACATCACCTTTGATCCCAAGATGCTGTTCTCGAATGACTCATGGACCAGATGTCCGGACCAGGGCCATGGTAAATTAAAGATACTACACCGCAACCTCAAGCCCATTTACAGCTCCCAGACTAGCGAGGACAGTGGGGGATCAGTGTATGTTTCGTTGGACGAATACATAAAGATGAAGGATAAAAATCGGACTTTGCTAAAGAGCCATGAGAAAATCCAGATGGATGATAGAATGAAGAGCGAAAAGGATCCCCAAGAGGTCCGCCAGCAGGCGACGGAAGTAACTCTGCAGTCGCTGCTGAGGCAAACGTTCCAGCTGTGCTCCATACACATGAACAACCTGACGGAGTTCCTCAAGGAGTTCATGGATCAGCCCCACATGGACAATCTGTCGCACTTCACCAGGGAGTTTTTGGGCCTGCCCCAGCGGTTGGAAAATGAGGACGGATTGAATCTCGACTCCGACGACGAGGGGGTGGACTGGCTTAACCAGAATCCTTTCACCAGTGCCCACAGGTTTCGGGTGGCCGATCAGCCAGAGGACAGTCCAGAGGATTCCCCCAGCCGCCTGAAGCGATTCCGAGCCATCCTGCGTTCGTGTCTAAACTCCATTGGCGAGTTCTTCTCCACCTGGGACCAGGAAACCTTTCGGTCCTGGTTGAATCGTGAGGATCCTCTGCTTTTAGGGCACAGCAGCGATCACTCCTTCCTATTACTGGTTGACCGCCTCATGCTCGCAGTCAAGTGGGCTATAAAAATGGAGGAGTTACAAGCCGCAACTCGGGGGCAGCCAGGGCAAATGGGGCTGGAGCCAGCTGCCTTCGCGCTGGAGACCGAAAGGGACCAGCAGCTGAGAAACGAACCCAATTATCGCAGGATCTCCAGCCGGTCTTTGACCCGTTTGATGACCTTGCTCAATTCGGTGGATGCGCACAACGCACAGCCCCTGTACTTGGTAACCCAGAGGAAGGGCCGCCAGTGCTGA
- the LOC119557010 gene encoding histidine--tRNA ligase, cytoplasmic isoform X1 — protein MLRSIGRQWRCSAAFQCATFQTAPSGGGRANSSGVPAQQRQQQQQQAQEQQQQHEQLLQIDEEVARLLALKAKLGGDAAPANQKFTLKTPKGTRDYAPQQMTLRQGVLDKIVQVFKRHGGEAIDTPVFELKEVLTGKYGEDSKLIYDLKDQGGEILSMRYDLTVPLARYLAMNKISSIKRYHIAKVYRRDNPAMTKGRYREFYQCDFDIAGTYDPMLADAECVKIVSEILDTLDIGEYVIKLNHRQLLDGMFQACGVPADSFRTICSAVDKLDKSPWADVRKEMVEEKGLDEAAADRIGEYVRLSGGAELVEQLLVDEKLKAVPNAVKGLEGMQLLLKYCSIFGLEKRVSFDLSLARGLDYYTGVIYEGVLKGESAAVASPAKSSQQNGEQTNEPATVGSVAGGGRYDNLVGMFDPRGKAVPCVGVSIGVERIFSVLEARAAASGLKLRTSDVEVYVASAHKGLHEQRLKVLNQLWDAGVKAEHSYKLNPKLLVQLQHCEEHQIPLVVVLGDAELAQGVVKLREVTTRQETNVKLEDLAAEIRRRQQAA, from the exons atgTTGCGTTCAATTGGCCGCCAGTGGCGCTGTAGTGCTGCGTTTCAGTGTGCAACGTTCCAGACGGCGCCCTCTGGCGGCGGGCGCGCCAACTCGTCCGGCGTTCCAGCccaacaacggcaacaacaacaacaacaagcacaagaacaacaacaacaacatgaGCAACTGCTGCAG ATCGATGAGGAGGTCGCCCGCCTGCTGGCCCTCAAGGCCAAGTTGGGCGGAGATGCCGCCCCCGCCAACCAGAAGTTCACGCTGAAGACGCCCAAGGGCACCAGGGACTATGCCCCCCAGCAGATGACCCTGCGCCAGGGTGTCCTGGACAAGATAGTCCAGGTGTTCAAGCGCCACGGCGGCGAGGCCATCGACACGCCCGTCTTCGAGCTGAAG GAAGTTCTAACGGGCAAGTACGGCGAGGACTCAAAGCTGATCTACGACTTGAAGGACCAAGGCGGTGAGATTCTATCGATGCGGTATGATCTGACCGTACCGCTGGCGCGTTACCTGGCCATGAACAAGATCTCGAGCATCAAGCGCTACCACATCGCCAAGGTTTACCGCCGCGACAATCCGGCAATGACCAAGGGTCGCTATAGGGAGTTCTACCAGTGCGACTTCGACATCGCCGGCACCTACGATCCCATGCTGGCGGATGCCGAGTGTGTGAAGATTGTCTCTGAGATCTTGGACACCCTGGACATCGGGGAATATGTGATAAAGCTGAATCACCGCCAGCTGTTGGACGGCATGTTCCAGGCGTGTGGAGTGCCGGCAGACAGCTTCCGCACCATCTGTTCGGCGGTGGATAAGTTGGACAAG TCTCCCTGGGCGGATGTGCGCAAGGAAATGGTGGAGGAAAAGGGCCTGGACGAGGCGGCGGCGGATCGAATTGGCGAGTACGTGCGGCTGAGTGGCGGAGCCGAGCTGGTGGAACAGCTGCTGGTCGACGAAAAGCTGAAAGCTGTGCCCAATGCCGTAAAGGGACTGGAGGGCATGCAGTTGCTCCTCAAGTACTGCTCCATCTTTGGCCTGGAGAAGCGTGTTAGCTTCGACTTGAGTCTGGCCCGGGGCCTTGACTACTACACTGGAGTGATCTACGAAGGCGTGCTCAAGGGAGAGTCCGCTGCCGTGGCATCTCCGGCAAAGTCATCACAGCAAAACGGAGAGCAGACAAACGAGCCGGCTACCGTGGGATCCGTGGCTGGAGGTGGTCGCTACGACAACCTGGTGGGCATGTTCGATCCGCGAGGCAAGGCTGTGCCCTGCGTGGGCGTCTCCATTGGCGTTGAGCGCATCTTCTCGGTTCTGGAGGCGCGGGCCGCTGCAAGCGGTCTAAAGTTGCGTACCAGCGACGTGGAGGTGTACGTAGCCTCTGCCCACAAGGGACTACACGAGCAGCGACTGAAGGTGCTGAACCAGCTATGGGACGCAGGCGTGAAG GCGGAGCACTCTTACAAGCTGAACCCTAAGCTTCTGGTGCAGCTGCAGCACTGCGAGGAGCACCAGATACCCCTGGTGGTGGTCCTCGGCGACGCGGAGTTGGCGCAGGGCGTGGTGAAGCTGCGTGAGGTGACCACGCGCCAGGAGACCAACGTTAAGCTGGAGGATCTGGCCGCCGAGATCCGGCGACGGCAGCAGGCCGCCTag
- the LOC119557010 gene encoding histidine--tRNA ligase, cytoplasmic isoform X2, with protein MSDTREQILEQIKVQGDLVRQLKAAKESKEKIDEEVARLLALKAKLGGDAAPANQKFTLKTPKGTRDYAPQQMTLRQGVLDKIVQVFKRHGGEAIDTPVFELKEVLTGKYGEDSKLIYDLKDQGGEILSMRYDLTVPLARYLAMNKISSIKRYHIAKVYRRDNPAMTKGRYREFYQCDFDIAGTYDPMLADAECVKIVSEILDTLDIGEYVIKLNHRQLLDGMFQACGVPADSFRTICSAVDKLDKSPWADVRKEMVEEKGLDEAAADRIGEYVRLSGGAELVEQLLVDEKLKAVPNAVKGLEGMQLLLKYCSIFGLEKRVSFDLSLARGLDYYTGVIYEGVLKGESAAVASPAKSSQQNGEQTNEPATVGSVAGGGRYDNLVGMFDPRGKAVPCVGVSIGVERIFSVLEARAAASGLKLRTSDVEVYVASAHKGLHEQRLKVLNQLWDAGVKAEHSYKLNPKLLVQLQHCEEHQIPLVVVLGDAELAQGVVKLREVTTRQETNVKLEDLAAEIRRRQQAA; from the exons ATCGATGAGGAGGTCGCCCGCCTGCTGGCCCTCAAGGCCAAGTTGGGCGGAGATGCCGCCCCCGCCAACCAGAAGTTCACGCTGAAGACGCCCAAGGGCACCAGGGACTATGCCCCCCAGCAGATGACCCTGCGCCAGGGTGTCCTGGACAAGATAGTCCAGGTGTTCAAGCGCCACGGCGGCGAGGCCATCGACACGCCCGTCTTCGAGCTGAAG GAAGTTCTAACGGGCAAGTACGGCGAGGACTCAAAGCTGATCTACGACTTGAAGGACCAAGGCGGTGAGATTCTATCGATGCGGTATGATCTGACCGTACCGCTGGCGCGTTACCTGGCCATGAACAAGATCTCGAGCATCAAGCGCTACCACATCGCCAAGGTTTACCGCCGCGACAATCCGGCAATGACCAAGGGTCGCTATAGGGAGTTCTACCAGTGCGACTTCGACATCGCCGGCACCTACGATCCCATGCTGGCGGATGCCGAGTGTGTGAAGATTGTCTCTGAGATCTTGGACACCCTGGACATCGGGGAATATGTGATAAAGCTGAATCACCGCCAGCTGTTGGACGGCATGTTCCAGGCGTGTGGAGTGCCGGCAGACAGCTTCCGCACCATCTGTTCGGCGGTGGATAAGTTGGACAAG TCTCCCTGGGCGGATGTGCGCAAGGAAATGGTGGAGGAAAAGGGCCTGGACGAGGCGGCGGCGGATCGAATTGGCGAGTACGTGCGGCTGAGTGGCGGAGCCGAGCTGGTGGAACAGCTGCTGGTCGACGAAAAGCTGAAAGCTGTGCCCAATGCCGTAAAGGGACTGGAGGGCATGCAGTTGCTCCTCAAGTACTGCTCCATCTTTGGCCTGGAGAAGCGTGTTAGCTTCGACTTGAGTCTGGCCCGGGGCCTTGACTACTACACTGGAGTGATCTACGAAGGCGTGCTCAAGGGAGAGTCCGCTGCCGTGGCATCTCCGGCAAAGTCATCACAGCAAAACGGAGAGCAGACAAACGAGCCGGCTACCGTGGGATCCGTGGCTGGAGGTGGTCGCTACGACAACCTGGTGGGCATGTTCGATCCGCGAGGCAAGGCTGTGCCCTGCGTGGGCGTCTCCATTGGCGTTGAGCGCATCTTCTCGGTTCTGGAGGCGCGGGCCGCTGCAAGCGGTCTAAAGTTGCGTACCAGCGACGTGGAGGTGTACGTAGCCTCTGCCCACAAGGGACTACACGAGCAGCGACTGAAGGTGCTGAACCAGCTATGGGACGCAGGCGTGAAG GCGGAGCACTCTTACAAGCTGAACCCTAAGCTTCTGGTGCAGCTGCAGCACTGCGAGGAGCACCAGATACCCCTGGTGGTGGTCCTCGGCGACGCGGAGTTGGCGCAGGGCGTGGTGAAGCTGCGTGAGGTGACCACGCGCCAGGAGACCAACGTTAAGCTGGAGGATCTGGCCGCCGAGATCCGGCGACGGCAGCAGGCCGCCTag